The Lysobacter capsici genome has a segment encoding these proteins:
- a CDS encoding class I SAM-dependent methyltransferase: MKLPHFLSSYLKQSRSLLQNHDLDRAMELAVGGDFETVGVLEFCLLKQLGLSPGHTVVDVGCGSGRLAVQLKDYLTGQLVGLDVVPELYEYAQRLCGRDDWRFYSAPGTTIPEPDGSADFITFFSVFTHLQHEETYRYLREARRVLKADGKIVFSFLEYRLPSHWFIFEHSVRDDRPDKVLNQFMDRDMIHCFAHDLGLTVLELQDGHLPHIALDRVIRWSDGRQVEGHGCLGQSVCVLTRQDES; the protein is encoded by the coding sequence ATGAAACTCCCGCATTTCCTGTCCAGTTATCTCAAGCAGAGTCGGTCGTTGCTGCAAAACCACGACCTGGATCGCGCGATGGAACTGGCCGTGGGCGGCGACTTCGAGACGGTGGGCGTGTTGGAGTTCTGCCTGCTCAAACAGTTGGGTCTTTCGCCCGGGCACACGGTGGTGGACGTGGGCTGTGGCAGCGGCCGGCTCGCGGTGCAGCTCAAGGACTACCTGACCGGCCAACTGGTCGGGCTGGATGTGGTGCCGGAGCTGTACGAGTATGCGCAACGGCTGTGCGGACGAGACGACTGGCGTTTCTACAGCGCACCAGGAACGACGATACCCGAGCCGGACGGATCGGCCGATTTCATCACGTTCTTTTCGGTCTTCACTCATCTGCAGCACGAGGAGACTTATCGCTACCTGCGCGAAGCCCGGCGTGTGCTCAAGGCCGACGGCAAGATCGTGTTCTCTTTCCTTGAGTACCGTCTGCCATCGCACTGGTTCATCTTCGAGCATTCAGTGCGCGACGACCGGCCCGACAAGGTGCTCAACCAGTTCATGGATCGCGACATGATTCATTGCTTCGCCCACGATCTCGGACTGACGGTGCTCGAACTGCAGGATGGGCATCTGCCGCATATCGCGCTGGACCGTGTCATACGTTGGAGCGACGGTCGGCAGGTCGAAGGCCACGGCTGTCTGGGGCAGTCGGTCTGCGTGTTGACGCGACAGGACGAATCCTGA
- a CDS encoding NUDIX hydrolase: MTSADHTAHDQPIETIYTGQWLRMMRRGHWEYAERTHGKGMAVIIVAVTPADDILFVEQYRVPLGARTIEMPAGLVGDDHDHDTLESAAQRELIEETGWDPARVEVLLTGPTSAGMSSERIAFVRATQLRKVGDGGGVAGEDIIVHQVPRATAPMWLMQKQAEGYELDLKLWAGLWMIERNPDGSAVG; this comes from the coding sequence ATGACGTCAGCCGACCACACCGCGCACGACCAACCGATCGAAACCATCTACACCGGCCAGTGGCTGCGCATGATGCGCCGCGGCCATTGGGAATACGCCGAACGCACCCACGGCAAGGGCATGGCGGTGATCATCGTCGCCGTCACCCCCGCCGACGACATCCTGTTCGTCGAGCAATACCGCGTGCCGCTGGGCGCGCGCACCATCGAAATGCCGGCCGGCCTGGTCGGCGACGACCACGACCACGACACCCTCGAATCGGCCGCGCAACGCGAACTGATCGAAGAAACCGGCTGGGACCCCGCGCGCGTGGAAGTCCTGCTGACCGGCCCGACCTCCGCCGGCATGAGCAGCGAACGCATCGCCTTCGTCCGCGCCACCCAGCTGCGCAAGGTCGGCGACGGCGGCGGCGTGGCCGGCGAAGACATCATCGTCCACCAAGTCCCGCGCGCCACCGCGCCGATGTGGCTGATGCAGAAACAGGCGGAAGGCTACGAACTCGACCTCAAGCTGTGGGCGGGGCTTTGGATGATTGAGCGGAATCCGGATGGGTCGGCGGTGGGCTGA
- a CDS encoding nitroreductase family protein, with amino-acid sequence MPSASPDLLIALDSRRSVPAKQLTAPGPDESTLKRMLASAVRVPDHGKRVPFRFLTIEGEARHALGERVAARGIEVFPDAGEAAVEKDRGRYSSAPLIVTVIARLGPDEKIPEFERVLTVGSVCFALLQAAQAFGFGAVWLTGWPAYDEQVARWLGLQAHERIGGFIHIGTPKLDAPERERPDPLELTQAWSPA; translated from the coding sequence ATGCCCTCCGCCTCCCCCGACTTGCTCATCGCGCTCGACAGCCGCCGATCCGTCCCCGCCAAGCAACTCACCGCGCCCGGACCGGACGAATCCACCCTTAAACGTATGTTGGCCTCGGCCGTGCGCGTGCCCGATCACGGCAAGCGCGTGCCGTTCCGCTTCCTCACCATCGAAGGCGAGGCCCGCCACGCGCTGGGCGAACGCGTCGCCGCGCGCGGCATCGAGGTGTTTCCCGACGCCGGCGAGGCCGCGGTCGAAAAGGATCGCGGCCGCTATTCCTCCGCGCCGCTGATCGTCACCGTGATCGCCAGACTCGGCCCCGACGAAAAAATCCCCGAGTTCGAACGCGTGCTCACCGTCGGCAGCGTGTGCTTCGCTTTATTGCAGGCGGCGCAGGCGTTTGGCTTCGGCGCGGTCTGGCTGACCGGCTGGCCGGCCTACGACGAGCAGGTCGCGCGGTGGCTGGGTCTGCAGGCCCACGAACGCATCGGTGGCTTCATCCATATCGGCACGCCCAAGCTCGATGCGCCCGAACGCGAGCGGCCCGATCCGCTCGAGTTGACCCAAGCCTGGTCGCCGGCCTGA
- a CDS encoding 5'-3' exonuclease, with protein sequence MNNAAPTPVYLVDASLYVFRAWHSIPDEFQDAEGWPTNAVHGFARFLLELIERERPRHIAIAFDEALDSCFRNAIYPAYKANRDPAPDALKRQFVHCQALCRALGLAVLSDSQYEADDLIGSAIVSMRGHGYRGVIVSADKDLSQLLDTHDEQWDFARGQRWGADGVHARQGVHARQVADYLALTGDAVDNIPGVPGIGAKTAAALLAHFDTLDALLARVEEVPFLRLRGAASAAARLREHRAQALLCRQLTTIALDAPLGDSSGHFVRGQADAAGLLELCDRLRFGPMTRRRLHEAVGLDFAASQVPS encoded by the coding sequence ATGAACAACGCCGCACCCACACCGGTTTATCTTGTCGACGCCAGCCTGTACGTGTTCCGCGCCTGGCATTCGATCCCCGACGAATTCCAGGACGCCGAAGGCTGGCCGACCAACGCCGTCCACGGTTTCGCCCGCTTCCTGCTCGAACTGATCGAACGCGAACGCCCGCGCCATATCGCGATCGCCTTCGACGAAGCGCTGGACTCGTGCTTCCGCAACGCGATCTATCCGGCCTACAAGGCCAATCGCGATCCGGCGCCGGACGCGCTCAAGCGCCAGTTCGTACATTGCCAGGCGCTGTGCCGCGCGCTCGGCCTGGCGGTGCTGTCGGATTCGCAGTACGAAGCCGACGACCTGATCGGCAGCGCGATCGTGAGCATGCGCGGCCACGGCTACCGCGGCGTGATCGTGTCGGCCGACAAGGACCTGTCGCAATTGCTCGACACCCACGACGAACAATGGGACTTCGCCCGCGGCCAGCGCTGGGGCGCCGACGGCGTGCACGCGCGCCAGGGCGTGCATGCGCGCCAAGTCGCCGATTACCTGGCCCTGACCGGCGACGCGGTCGACAACATTCCCGGCGTGCCCGGCATCGGCGCCAAGACCGCGGCCGCCCTGCTCGCCCACTTCGATACCCTCGACGCCTTGCTGGCGCGGGTCGAGGAAGTCCCGTTCCTGCGCCTGCGCGGCGCCGCCAGCGCCGCGGCGCGCCTGCGCGAACACCGCGCCCAGGCCTTGCTGTGCCGGCAACTGACCACGATCGCGCTGGACGCGCCGCTGGGCGACAGCAGCGGCCACTTCGTGCGCGGCCAGGCCGACGCGGCCGGCCTGCTGGAACTGTGCGACCGTCTGCGCTTCGGGCCGATGACCCGGCGCCGGCTGCACGAAGCGGTCGGCCTGGACTTCGCCGCGTCACAGGTTCCGTCGTAG
- a CDS encoding DUF1631 family protein: MSGHLHGVVQTTRSDPSRVLEEIKRQTLEQLGGLPGTLYGPIEEALKADSLKGDGRNHHYEDQAALWILRQQQASHVMAFRQQVGHGFDAFRQPGSVVGGLGGSPLQLVGEQQLAFDLDGERLTEALELRYQRPLEMIRSRLQMMSQAMGAPEGDNPLGPYRLVKAFTAIYSEAQVNESLRLRLFRQYEHELARLLGDLYGRVNNLMATAGYGVSMGGAGAPVAPARAAEERRDRNTLDSVFDTVPHREAAASVPHDYNAHSAASGGYGGDGHAAHAGGHDNPQISQADVAAMASELAELRSQLHAWREGMVKAGGLPPGQAPQRSMAPRRELRIDEVVGMASLLQPEPPDAYARALAVSGRLGETIRDQLFDGARRLGFNPDQTCFSAEEDDAIDLVALLFDSLFRNHALQDRARRVYARLVMPYVKVALTDNEVFVKREHPARRLLDAITEACEGNDGETPQDRDLLERASDISQRIVSDYNEDLAVFELAHAELDALLSQHRRRIELQEQRAAKATYGRERLGAARSQADAAVRERIGEGRLTQAVADFLATPWRHHMVQVLLRENEDPKRRAQALALGDALVMADKLAAENRGRELADQLLALQPIIVQCLASSGLDDSAAQHGMAGLVRALATPDSERDEHAPPSASEVEEDIAEERRLYMAGGDGSGAHDPLLAERMRQLEPGDWLRLTNTQGETVAVKVAWVSPLTSRFLLVNRRGVRALVASAEELAVLAASGRLLVGAERTAFDEAMRQVRRHLDRVI, encoded by the coding sequence GTGTCCGGTCATTTGCACGGCGTCGTTCAGACCACGCGCAGCGATCCGTCGCGCGTGCTCGAAGAAATCAAACGACAGACGCTCGAGCAACTCGGGGGGCTGCCGGGCACCCTGTATGGACCGATCGAGGAAGCGCTCAAGGCCGACTCGCTCAAGGGCGACGGTCGCAATCATCATTACGAAGACCAGGCCGCATTGTGGATCCTGCGTCAGCAACAGGCCAGCCATGTCATGGCGTTTCGCCAGCAGGTCGGTCACGGCTTCGACGCGTTCCGCCAGCCCGGCAGCGTGGTCGGCGGGCTCGGCGGCTCGCCGTTGCAACTGGTCGGCGAACAGCAACTGGCGTTCGATCTGGACGGCGAGCGCCTGACCGAGGCGCTGGAACTGCGCTATCAGCGCCCGCTGGAAATGATCCGCAGCCGCCTGCAGATGATGTCGCAGGCGATGGGCGCGCCCGAGGGCGACAACCCGCTGGGACCGTACCGGCTGGTCAAGGCCTTCACCGCCATCTACAGCGAGGCGCAGGTCAACGAAAGCCTGCGCCTGCGCCTGTTCCGTCAGTACGAACACGAACTCGCGCGGCTGCTCGGCGACTTGTACGGCCGCGTCAACAATCTAATGGCGACGGCCGGTTACGGGGTCAGCATGGGTGGCGCGGGCGCGCCCGTCGCGCCGGCCCGCGCGGCCGAAGAGCGCCGCGACCGCAACACGCTCGACAGCGTGTTCGACACCGTCCCGCATCGCGAGGCTGCCGCGTCCGTGCCCCACGACTACAACGCTCATTCCGCCGCGAGCGGCGGCTACGGCGGCGACGGCCACGCCGCGCATGCCGGCGGTCACGACAATCCGCAGATATCGCAGGCCGATGTGGCGGCGATGGCCAGCGAACTGGCCGAGCTGCGTTCGCAACTGCACGCCTGGCGCGAGGGCATGGTCAAGGCCGGCGGTCTGCCGCCGGGCCAGGCGCCGCAGCGTTCGATGGCGCCGCGGCGCGAACTGCGCATCGACGAAGTGGTTGGCATGGCCTCGCTGCTGCAGCCCGAACCGCCGGACGCGTACGCGCGCGCCCTGGCGGTGTCCGGACGCCTGGGCGAAACCATCCGCGACCAGTTGTTCGACGGCGCACGCCGGCTCGGCTTCAATCCCGACCAGACCTGCTTCAGCGCCGAAGAGGACGATGCGATCGATCTGGTCGCGTTGCTGTTCGATTCGCTGTTCCGCAACCACGCCCTGCAGGATCGCGCCCGGCGCGTGTATGCGCGGCTGGTGATGCCGTACGTCAAGGTCGCGCTGACCGACAACGAGGTATTCGTCAAACGCGAGCACCCGGCGCGGCGCTTGCTAGACGCGATCACCGAAGCCTGCGAAGGCAACGACGGCGAAACCCCGCAGGACCGCGATCTGCTCGAGCGCGCCTCCGACATCTCGCAGCGCATCGTCTCCGATTACAACGAAGACCTCGCGGTGTTCGAACTGGCCCATGCCGAACTCGACGCGCTGCTGTCGCAGCACCGGCGCCGGATCGAACTACAGGAACAGCGCGCGGCCAAGGCCACTTACGGCCGCGAGCGCCTCGGCGCGGCGCGCAGCCAGGCCGACGCGGCGGTGCGCGAACGCATCGGCGAAGGCCGGCTGACCCAGGCGGTGGCCGATTTCCTGGCCACGCCGTGGCGTCACCACATGGTCCAGGTGCTGCTGCGCGAAAACGAAGATCCCAAGCGCCGCGCGCAGGCGCTGGCGCTGGGCGATGCGCTGGTGATGGCCGACAAGCTTGCCGCCGAAAACCGCGGCCGCGAACTGGCCGATCAGTTGCTGGCGCTGCAGCCGATCATCGTCCAGTGCCTGGCCAGTTCGGGCCTGGACGACAGCGCGGCCCAGCACGGCATGGCCGGTCTGGTGCGGGCGCTGGCGACGCCGGACAGCGAGCGCGACGAACATGCGCCGCCGAGCGCGTCGGAGGTCGAGGAAGACATCGCCGAGGAGCGCCGCCTGTACATGGCCGGCGGCGACGGTTCCGGCGCGCACGATCCCTTGCTGGCCGAGCGCATGCGCCAGCTCGAGCCGGGCGACTGGCTGCGCCTGACCAATACCCAGGGCGAGACCGTCGCGGTCAAGGTCGCCTGGGTCAGTCCGCTGACCTCGCGTTTCCTGCTGGTCAACCGGCGCGGCGTACGCGCGCTGGTGGCGTCGGCGGAGGAACTGGCGGTATTGGCGGCGTCCGGTCGGTTGCTGGTCGGCGCCGAACGCACCGCGTTCGATGAGGCGATGCGGCAGGTACGCCGGCATCTGGATCGGGTGATCTGA
- a CDS encoding RNA polymerase sigma factor has protein sequence MAPDPAASTSRLRESAPPDAAAHERGPHEQARPEPSARLPATIEEFLAGLGTRAFRFAELGLRHREDALDAVQDAMMKMLGYRERPPQEWTPLFWSILRSRIVDIQRRRTFRLRWLMPAARDDDDAPMDWADDGPDPSRTHDGREAYGKLADALAKLPRRQREAFSLRILEELDVATTARAMGCSEGAVKTHLSRAREALQRQLEEWR, from the coding sequence ATGGCCCCGGACCCGGCCGCGTCCACGAGCAGGCTGCGCGAAAGCGCGCCGCCGGACGCCGCCGCGCACGAACGGGGCCCGCACGAACAGGCGCGGCCAGAGCCGTCCGCGCGCCTGCCGGCGACGATCGAGGAGTTCCTCGCCGGCCTGGGCACGCGCGCGTTCCGTTTCGCCGAACTGGGCCTGCGCCATCGCGAGGACGCGCTCGACGCGGTGCAGGACGCGATGATGAAGATGCTCGGCTACCGCGAGCGTCCGCCGCAGGAATGGACGCCGCTGTTCTGGAGCATCCTGCGCAGCCGCATCGTCGACATCCAGCGCCGCCGCACCTTCCGCCTGCGCTGGCTGATGCCGGCCGCGCGCGACGACGACGATGCGCCGATGGACTGGGCCGACGACGGACCCGACCCCTCGCGCACCCACGACGGCCGCGAGGCCTACGGCAAACTCGCCGATGCGCTGGCCAAGTTGCCGCGCCGGCAACGCGAGGCGTTTTCCTTGCGGATTTTGGAAGAACTCGACGTCGCCACGACCGCGCGGGCGATGGGTTGCAGCGAAGGCGCGGTGAAAACCCATCTGTCGCGAGCACGCGAAGCCCTGCAGCGGCAATTGGAGGAATGGCGATGA
- a CDS encoding DUF3106 domain-containing protein yields the protein MPRLATLRFAGLALAVGVLFAAPAFAAPPPPAGASAANLPKWEQLSPAQREQLIAPMRDRWNNSPEERERMFEHARRWQQMSPDERQNARRGMKRWEHLNPEERGQMRALFGKMRGLDDNARRALMERWRTMTPDQRRAWVQANPAPPKPEGGRPPRD from the coding sequence ATGCCTCGCCTCGCTACGCTCCGCTTCGCCGGCCTGGCCCTGGCCGTCGGCGTCCTGTTCGCCGCGCCGGCCTTCGCCGCGCCGCCGCCGCCCGCGGGCGCCTCCGCGGCCAACCTGCCGAAGTGGGAACAGCTCAGCCCGGCGCAGCGCGAGCAGCTGATCGCGCCGATGCGCGACCGCTGGAACAACTCGCCGGAAGAACGCGAGCGCATGTTCGAACACGCCCGCCGCTGGCAGCAGATGAGCCCCGACGAACGCCAGAACGCACGCCGCGGCATGAAGCGCTGGGAGCATCTGAACCCGGAAGAGCGCGGCCAGATGCGCGCCCTGTTCGGCAAGATGCGCGGCCTGGACGACAACGCGCGCCGCGCGCTGATGGAGAGATGGCGCACCATGACCCCGGACCAGCGCCGCGCCTGGGTGCAGGCCAATCCGGCCCCGCCGAAGCCCGAGGGTGGGCGGCCGCCGCGGGATTGA
- a CDS encoding NAD(P) transhydrogenase subunit alpha, translating to MSDGFVALYIFMLAGIAGHVIISRVPVILHTPLMSGSNFIHGIVLIGAIIVLGHAETTLEKAIGFVAVLLGAGNAAGGYVVTERMLEMFKSSKKPAGKAGG from the coding sequence ATGAGCGACGGGTTCGTGGCGCTGTATATCTTCATGCTGGCGGGTATCGCCGGCCACGTCATCATTTCGCGGGTGCCGGTGATCCTGCACACCCCGCTGATGTCGGGTTCCAATTTCATCCACGGGATCGTCCTGATCGGCGCGATCATCGTGCTCGGCCACGCCGAAACCACCCTGGAGAAAGCCATCGGCTTCGTCGCGGTGCTGCTCGGCGCGGGCAACGCCGCCGGCGGCTACGTGGTGACCGAACGCATGCTGGAGATGTTCAAGTCCAGCAAGAAGCCGGCCGGCAAGGCGGGCGGTTGA
- a CDS encoding NAD(P)(+) transhydrogenase (Re/Si-specific) subunit beta — protein sequence MDLLPILVKSSYLVAATLFLLGLQRMASPVTARSGIRWAGAGMVIATVATFALPGVHNFGLIALALLIGTVLAWVSGKKVAITDMPQMVALYNGMGGGSAAAIGAVELLRLSARMPADPLQAQIERGVIAMQTPSVSLVLAVIGAAIGAISLSGSVIAWAKLDGRLDRRVVFPGQQVFNAIVALAMVALGITAFMTLNVPIIIAFFVVALALGVLMTLPIGGADMPVVISLYNAFTGLAVAFEGYVLGNEALIIAGTMVGAAGMLLTRLMAKAMNRPISGVLFSNFGGGGEAQEISGTQKPIEAGDVAAMMAFAERVVIVPGYGLAVAQAQHKIWELTQKLMERGVKVKFAIHPVAGRMPGHMNVLLAEAGVPYDLIVDMDDINPEFANTDVSLVIGANDVVNPVAKTDPASPIYGMPILDVINSKNTIVIKRGKGTGFAGIENALFYADNTRMLYGDGAEMASALVSELKGLDGGH from the coding sequence ATGGATCTGTTGCCGATCTTGGTCAAGAGCAGTTATCTCGTCGCCGCCACCTTGTTCCTGCTGGGCCTGCAGCGCATGGCCTCGCCGGTGACCGCGCGCAGCGGCATCCGCTGGGCCGGCGCGGGCATGGTCATCGCCACGGTGGCCACGTTCGCGTTGCCGGGCGTCCACAACTTCGGTCTGATCGCGCTGGCGCTGCTTATCGGCACGGTGCTGGCATGGGTATCGGGCAAGAAGGTCGCGATCACCGACATGCCGCAGATGGTCGCGCTGTACAACGGCATGGGCGGCGGTTCGGCGGCGGCGATCGGCGCGGTCGAACTGCTGCGGCTGTCGGCGCGGATGCCGGCCGATCCGCTGCAGGCGCAGATCGAACGCGGCGTGATCGCGATGCAGACCCCGAGCGTGTCGCTGGTGCTGGCGGTGATCGGCGCGGCGATCGGCGCGATTTCGCTGTCGGGTTCGGTGATCGCCTGGGCCAAGCTCGACGGTCGCCTCGACCGGCGCGTGGTGTTTCCGGGCCAGCAGGTGTTCAACGCGATCGTCGCGCTGGCGATGGTCGCGCTGGGCATCACCGCGTTCATGACCCTCAACGTGCCGATCATCATCGCCTTCTTCGTGGTCGCGCTCGCCCTGGGCGTGCTGATGACCCTGCCGATCGGCGGCGCCGACATGCCGGTGGTGATTTCGCTGTACAACGCGTTCACCGGCCTGGCGGTGGCGTTCGAAGGCTATGTGCTCGGCAACGAGGCGTTGATCATCGCCGGCACCATGGTCGGCGCGGCCGGCATGCTGCTGACGCGGTTGATGGCCAAGGCGATGAACCGGCCGATCAGCGGCGTGCTGTTCTCGAATTTCGGCGGCGGCGGCGAAGCCCAGGAAATCAGCGGCACCCAGAAGCCGATCGAAGCCGGCGACGTCGCCGCGATGATGGCCTTCGCCGAACGCGTGGTGATCGTGCCCGGTTACGGCCTGGCGGTCGCGCAGGCGCAGCACAAGATCTGGGAACTCACCCAGAAGCTGATGGAGCGCGGGGTCAAGGTGAAATTCGCGATCCATCCGGTCGCCGGGCGCATGCCCGGGCACATGAACGTGCTGCTGGCCGAAGCCGGCGTGCCCTACGACCTGATCGTCGACATGGACGACATCAACCCCGAGTTCGCCAACACCGACGTGTCGCTGGTGATCGGCGCCAACGACGTGGTCAACCCGGTCGCCAAGACCGATCCGGCCTCGCCGATCTACGGCATGCCGATCCTGGACGTGATCAATTCCAAGAACACGATCGTGATCAAGCGCGGCAAGGGCACCGGTTTCGCCGGCATCGAGAATGCGCTGTTCTATGCCGACAACACCCGCATGCTGTACGGCGACGGCGCGGAAATGGCCAGTGCCTTGGTGTCGGAGTTGAAGGGGCTCGACGGCGGGCATTGA
- a CDS encoding NAD(P) transhydrogenase subunit alpha — protein MSGITIGVASETASGEKRVALTPETCKKLVARGARVRVQRGAGRAASFTDDAYVQAGAELADDAAAAVADAEVVLCVQAPDPARLATLREGAALIGLLQPQGDAARGEAIVARKLNAFPLERLPRTTRAQAMDVLSSQAGMAGYKAVLIAAQLAPRFFPMLTTAAGTIRPSKVLIVGAGVAGLQAIATAKRLGAQVEGFDVRPETREQIESLGGKFLDLGVSAAGEGGYARQLTEEERAEQQRRLGEHLKNIDVIVCTAAVPGRPAPKIVTAAMIGGMKPGSVLVDLAAETGGNCELTQPGETIDVDGVTVAGPLNLASSGAVHASEMYARNVFNFVSLFVNDGAVNFDWNDELLTKTVWPERAAPA, from the coding sequence ATGTCGGGCATTACGATTGGCGTTGCGAGCGAAACCGCATCAGGCGAGAAGCGCGTCGCGCTCACGCCGGAAACCTGCAAGAAACTGGTCGCCCGTGGCGCGCGGGTGCGCGTGCAGCGCGGCGCCGGCCGCGCGGCGAGCTTCACCGACGATGCCTACGTCCAGGCCGGCGCCGAACTCGCCGACGACGCGGCCGCGGCCGTGGCCGACGCCGAAGTGGTGCTGTGCGTGCAGGCGCCCGACCCGGCGCGGCTGGCGACTCTGCGCGAAGGCGCGGCGCTGATCGGCCTGCTGCAGCCGCAAGGCGATGCCGCGCGCGGCGAGGCGATCGTCGCGCGCAAACTCAATGCCTTCCCGCTCGAACGCCTGCCGCGCACCACCCGCGCGCAGGCCATGGACGTGCTCAGCTCGCAGGCCGGCATGGCCGGCTACAAGGCGGTGTTGATCGCCGCCCAGCTGGCGCCGCGCTTCTTTCCGATGCTGACCACCGCGGCCGGCACGATCCGTCCGTCCAAGGTGCTGATCGTCGGCGCCGGCGTCGCCGGCCTGCAGGCGATCGCGACCGCCAAGCGCCTGGGCGCGCAGGTCGAAGGTTTCGACGTGCGCCCGGAAACGCGCGAACAGATCGAATCGCTCGGCGGCAAGTTCCTCGACCTGGGCGTCAGCGCCGCGGGCGAGGGCGGCTACGCGCGCCAGCTCACCGAGGAAGAACGCGCCGAGCAGCAGCGCCGGCTCGGCGAGCATCTCAAGAACATCGACGTGATCGTCTGCACCGCCGCGGTGCCGGGGCGTCCGGCGCCGAAGATCGTGACCGCGGCGATGATCGGCGGGATGAAGCCCGGCAGCGTGCTGGTCGACCTGGCCGCCGAAACCGGCGGCAATTGCGAACTCACCCAGCCCGGCGAAACCATCGACGTCGACGGCGTGACCGTCGCCGGCCCGTTGAACCTGGCCAGCAGCGGCGCGGTCCACGCCAGCGAGATGTATGCGCGCAACGTGTTCAACTTCGTCAGCCTGTTCGTCAACGACGGCGCGGTGAATTTCGACTGGAACGACGAACTGCTGACCAAGACGGTGTGGCCGGAGCGCGCGGCGCCCGCCTGA
- a CDS encoding YncE family protein — protein sequence MKLRAVSLAVVAAVLPFAAASQVVGVAVDSKVILKDGAGAIAPGPHRDSAVFFRFADGALRRFGEVRVPASYLGAPSSVAVSGDGKLALVSSSTRLDPNDPGKYADDDRVSVIDLSGKAPKLTQTLALGVSPSSIKLNPAGTMALVPSSPGNSVTVLSVREGKVAVVDTVKMAANMGALAAGFAPDGKHVLVTQADGQRVALYAVDNDRLRLPAIREMGAGITPFTPSYCGDSGLAVVANFGVADSGNGDVDTVSLIDLSGARPRIVDTVSVGSAPEDVACSPDGRYAVAAVQNMSNRPKDHPFYSPDSLVVLLKIEGRRLRRLDQAPFGAWAEGIGFADDSRTLFAQSIVERAMYTFRIEDDRLQRAGAPIVFANGAPVGIGVAGR from the coding sequence ATGAAGCTACGCGCCGTATCGCTCGCCGTCGTCGCCGCCGTATTGCCGTTCGCCGCCGCGAGCCAGGTCGTCGGCGTCGCGGTGGATTCGAAGGTGATCCTGAAAGACGGCGCCGGCGCGATCGCGCCCGGGCCGCATCGCGATTCGGCGGTGTTCTTCCGCTTCGCCGACGGTGCGCTGCGCAGGTTCGGCGAAGTGCGGGTGCCGGCCAGTTACCTCGGCGCGCCGTCGTCGGTGGCGGTGTCGGGCGACGGCAAGCTCGCGCTGGTCAGTTCGTCGACGCGGCTGGATCCGAACGATCCGGGCAAATACGCCGACGACGATCGCGTATCGGTGATCGATCTGAGCGGCAAGGCGCCGAAGCTGACGCAAACCCTGGCGCTGGGCGTGTCGCCGTCCTCGATCAAGTTGAACCCGGCCGGCACGATGGCGCTGGTGCCGTCGAGTCCGGGCAACAGCGTCACCGTGCTGTCGGTGCGCGAGGGCAAGGTCGCGGTGGTGGATACGGTGAAGATGGCCGCGAACATGGGCGCGCTCGCGGCCGGGTTCGCGCCCGACGGCAAGCATGTGCTGGTGACCCAGGCCGACGGCCAGCGCGTGGCCTTGTACGCGGTCGACAACGACCGCCTGCGCCTGCCGGCGATCCGCGAGATGGGCGCGGGCATCACTCCGTTCACGCCGTCGTACTGCGGCGACAGCGGTCTTGCGGTGGTCGCCAACTTCGGCGTTGCCGACAGCGGCAACGGCGATGTCGACACGGTCAGCCTGATCGATCTGTCCGGCGCACGGCCGCGCATCGTCGACACCGTCAGCGTCGGTTCCGCGCCGGAGGATGTCGCCTGTTCGCCCGATGGCCGCTACGCGGTCGCGGCGGTGCAGAACATGAGCAATCGGCCGAAGGATCATCCCTTCTATTCGCCCGACAGCCTGGTGGTGCTGTTGAAGATCGAAGGCCGGCGCCTGCGGCGGCTGGATCAGGCGCCGTTCGGGGCCTGGGCCGAGGGCATCGGTTTCGCCGACGATTCGCGCACATTGTTCGCGCAGAGCATCGTCGAGCGCGCGATGTACACGTTCCGGATCGAAGACGATCGCCTGCAACGCGCGGGCGCGCCGATCGTGTTCGCGAACGGCGCGCCGGTGGGGATCGGGGTGGCCGGGCGTTGA